One region of Fragaria vesca subsp. vesca linkage group LG4, FraVesHawaii_1.0, whole genome shotgun sequence genomic DNA includes:
- the LOC101310020 gene encoding equilibrative nucleotide transporter 1-like encodes MGLAAKPAEENSESSLLLPTTADGAAAANKVPNDPFNLTYIIYFTLGLGYLLPWNAFITAVDYFTYLYPDASVDRIFSVAYMVVGLVVLVIIVFYAQKTDAHLRINLGLGLFVVSLLIVPVMDLVYIQGRVGLYDGFYVTVAAVALSGLADALVQGSLIGAAGELPERYMQAIVAGTAGSGVLVSLLRILTKAVYPQTGEGLRKSANLYFAVGIVVMVICIVFYNVAPRIPVMKYYAELKIQAVNEEKELKGPLTGSALRSNLWEIVGSVKWYGIGILLIYIVTLAIFPGYITEDVHSELLKDWYAIILITGYNVFDLVGKVLTSVYLLENSKVAIGGTIARLLFFPLFYGCLHGPAFFRTEIPVTILTCLLGLTNGYLTSVLMILAPKVVPLQHAETAGILIVLFLVVGLAAGSIVSWFWVI; translated from the exons ATGGGTTTGGCCGCCAAACCCGCCGAAGAAAACTCCGAATCCAGCCTCCTCCTCCCCACCACAGCCGACGGCGCCGCCGCAGCCAATAAAGTCCCAAACGACCCATTCAACCTGACCTACATCATCTACTTCACTCTGGGCCTCGGCTACCTCCTCCCATGGAACGCTTTCATCACCGCCGTCGATTACTTCACCTACCTCTACCCTGACGCCAGCGTCGACCGCATCTTCTCCGTCGCCTACATGGTCGTCGGCCTCGTCGTGCTTGTCATCATCGTCTTCTACGCCCAGAAGACCGACGCCCACCTCCGGATCAACCTCGGCCTCGGCCTCTTTGTCGTGTCGCTGCTCATCGTGCCTGTGATGGACTTGGTTTACATCCAGGGCCGGGTCGGGTTGTACGACGGGTTCTACGTCACGGTTGCGGCGGTTGCGCTCTCGGGTCTAGCTGATGCTCTGGTCCAAGGCTCGCTGATCGGCGCGGCTGGAGAGTTGCCTGAGAGGTATATGCAGGCGATTGTAGCTGGCACTGCTGGATCAG GAGTGCTTGTTTCCCTTTTGAGGATCCTAACGAAGGCGGTGTATCCACAAACTGGAGAGGGACTGAGAAAGAGTGCAAATCTTTACTTTGCTGTGGGGATAGTGGTTATGGTGATATGCATTGTTTTCTACAATGTGGCACCGAGGATTCCGGTTATGAAGTACTATGCAGAGTTGAAGATTCAGGCTGTGAATGAGGAGAAAGAGCTGAAAGGTCCTCTGACGGGGTCTGCGTTGAGGTCAAATCTGTGGGAGATAGTTGGGAGTGTCAAGTGGTACGGAATCGGCATTCTCCTTATCTACATTGTGACTTTGGCGATATTTCCAGGGTATATTACCGAAGATGTACATTCTGAGCTTCTCAAGGATTGGTACGCGATCATTCTTATTACTGGTTACAATGTGTTTGATCTGGTTGGTAAGGTTCTGACTTCAGTATATCTCCTTGAGAACTCCAAGGTTGCAATTGGCGGCACAATTGCCAGATTGCTATTTTTTCCTTTGTTCTATGGGTGCTTGCACGGCCCAGCATTCTTCAGAACAGAGATTCCAGTGACAATACTGACTTGCCTTTTGGGACTTACTAATGGCTACTTGACGAGCGTGTTGATGATTTTGGCTCCCAAAGTTGTCCCATTACAGCATGCCGAGACTGCAGGGATTTTGATTGTGTTATTCTTGGTTGTGGGTTTGGCTGCTGGTTCAATTGTATCTTGGTTCTGGGTCATCTGA